The following are encoded together in the Blautia obeum ATCC 29174 genome:
- a CDS encoding glutamate-5-semialdehyde dehydrogenase has protein sequence MNEMLLELGQNAKEAENMLRTITTNKKNQVLAAVAEHLVECTDELIKANAVDVENGKKNNMPEGLVDRLLLTPERIQGMAEGLQQLVALEDPIGEVTGMKKRPNGLLIGQKRVPLGVIGIIYEARPNVTADAFGLCFKTGNVVILKGGSDAIHSNEAIVKCIRETLKANDITENAIQLIQDTSRETAAEFMKMNEYVDVLIPRGGKGLIKAVVNQSTIPVIETGTGNCHIYVDESADLNMAVDIIMNAKTQRVGVCNACESLLVNANIKDVLLPVLANRLKEKHVQMRADKEAMTLMPGAVAATEEDWGTEYLDYILSIKVVYSVDEAIAHINRYNTGHSEAIITNDYTNAQKFLDEVDAAAVYVNASTRFTDGFEFGYGAEIGISTQKLHARGPMGLLALTTTKYIIYGNGQIRQ, from the coding sequence ATGAATGAAATGCTGTTAGAGCTTGGACAAAATGCAAAAGAAGCAGAAAATATGCTGCGGACCATAACCACAAACAAAAAGAACCAGGTGCTTGCGGCAGTTGCGGAACATCTTGTGGAATGTACAGATGAGCTGATCAAAGCCAATGCTGTTGATGTGGAGAATGGAAAAAAGAACAATATGCCGGAAGGACTGGTAGACAGACTTCTTCTTACACCGGAAAGAATTCAGGGAATGGCAGAAGGTCTGCAGCAGCTGGTAGCGCTGGAGGATCCGATCGGTGAGGTAACCGGGATGAAAAAACGTCCGAATGGACTGCTCATCGGACAGAAACGGGTACCGCTTGGCGTGATCGGAATCATTTATGAAGCACGTCCGAATGTAACGGCGGATGCTTTTGGCCTTTGCTTTAAGACCGGAAATGTAGTGATCTTGAAGGGTGGCAGTGATGCAATCCATTCAAATGAAGCTATCGTGAAGTGTATTCGGGAAACCCTGAAAGCCAATGACATAACAGAGAACGCAATTCAGCTGATCCAGGATACTTCCCGTGAGACTGCTGCAGAATTTATGAAAATGAATGAATATGTGGATGTGCTGATTCCACGAGGCGGCAAGGGACTGATCAAAGCAGTTGTTAATCAGAGTACGATTCCGGTCATCGAGACCGGCACAGGAAACTGCCATATATATGTAGATGAGAGTGCTGATCTGAATATGGCGGTTGATATTATTATGAATGCCAAGACACAGAGAGTTGGAGTTTGCAATGCCTGCGAATCACTTCTGGTAAATGCGAATATCAAAGATGTATTGCTGCCGGTTCTTGCAAACCGTCTGAAAGAAAAGCATGTACAGATGCGCGCAGATAAAGAAGCCATGACGCTGATGCCGGGGGCTGTTGCAGCCACAGAGGAAGACTGGGGAACGGAATATCTGGATTACATATTATCAATCAAAGTAGTGTATTCTGTAGACGAGGCTATTGCACATATCAACCGGTACAATACAGGACATTCTGAGGCAATCATCACCAATGATTATACCAATGCCCAGAAATTCCTGGATGAAGTGGATGCAGCGGCGGTATATGTCAATGCTTCTACCAGATTTACCGATGGATTTGAATTCGGATATGGGGCAGAGATCGGTATCAGTACCCAGAAACTTCACGCCAGAGGACCGATGGGACTGCTTGCACTGACAACTACCAAATATATCATCTATGGAAATGGACAGATCCGTCAGTAA
- a CDS encoding autotransporter adhesin family protein, translating to MRRKQLYAIILAGALAASSAPAAVFAAEGDVAATAETSEENPVDGETAAATEAPAEETPADTTAATEAPAEQAPAQEAAAATEAPAQEAAPAEQTQQTTEEAPAVQETPAAETTEAPEAGETASGVMITVDRVTTAYKDIQDAINNAPAPTTDENGKVQIPVIEVTKDQSISTSITVESGKRVCITATAAVNITRADGFTDEIFKVYGNDSELALDVEGESASLSLDGTATNTTKTLVSVSDSGAFEVYNGVVLTNNKTDDNGGAITNDGGKLYLVGGTVTGNSGAKGGIYSNTTVCIGVSYSTGAKSDIKVADNKNGQDATVNLYVELSDASEVPVKITGALADTASIGYTDASPAIDKKIITIGKDTSDNSLVSADEFKTAVSKFTYDDSEKFVFAELTDGADTVTLKAVDSKPDPEPDPVAFVIKETGSVSWPDYTTATAYFNTTNDCKWYYERVKEDATVSTVGFNESKAINSASAGDVPVNVKNIPTGNWAIAVYAKSQTDGTVQALKIVLNNRPATTFKISKASNTKDEWDDYNNVTVYFTASHDCKYYYQIIKSDAKSVSYSDSKAIYTAKAGDVVHIDVKDVPDGDGYAIAILARSTQDNAIKTCKITFSNRPAKSSTATRKAKTYSVTDNKVTGLENPLKFFPSKKYEFTVTEAGMSDEAPYVVGDERYAFLYWSISPSGKNPQAKKVIMSLKGIPDANTYKMYLFFQKYRFNGTDWVKKGSPESISTEFSSAGYTDEELKEYLEEAKENGTEIPGYENGSGSGDDADAELTATAAASEKDAGSKSKSAVSTADESPIGTMSALAALSLLAGGYIVVRKRKKEEQ from the coding sequence TTGAGACGAAAACAGTTATATGCGATTATTTTAGCAGGAGCACTTGCAGCAAGCAGTGCACCAGCGGCTGTATTTGCTGCAGAAGGAGATGTGGCAGCTACAGCGGAGACATCAGAAGAAAATCCGGTTGATGGAGAGACTGCAGCAGCTACAGAAGCACCGGCAGAAGAAACACCGGCAGATACTACAGCAGCTACAGAGGCACCGGCAGAACAGGCACCGGCGCAGGAAGCTGCAGCGGCTACAGAGGCGCCGGCTCAGGAAGCAGCACCGGCAGAGCAGACACAGCAGACTACAGAAGAGGCACCGGCTGTACAGGAAACACCCGCGGCAGAGACAACAGAAGCACCGGAAGCCGGAGAAACTGCATCAGGTGTTATGATTACAGTAGATAGAGTTACAACAGCTTATAAAGATATTCAGGATGCGATAAATAATGCACCAGCACCGACAACAGATGAAAATGGAAAAGTGCAGATTCCTGTAATTGAGGTAACGAAAGACCAGAGTATTTCTACCTCAATTACAGTTGAATCGGGAAAGCGTGTTTGTATTACAGCTACAGCTGCGGTCAATATCACAAGAGCAGATGGTTTTACTGATGAAATTTTTAAAGTTTATGGAAATGATAGTGAACTTGCATTAGATGTAGAAGGTGAAAGTGCAAGTCTTTCGCTTGACGGTACAGCAACGAATACAACTAAAACGCTTGTTTCAGTAAGTGATTCTGGGGCATTTGAAGTTTACAATGGTGTAGTTCTTACAAATAATAAGACAGACGATAATGGTGGAGCAATTACGAATGATGGTGGTAAACTTTATCTTGTAGGAGGTACTGTAACAGGAAATAGTGGTGCTAAGGGTGGTATTTATAGTAATACAACAGTTTGTATAGGGGTGTCCTACAGTACTGGTGCGAAAAGTGATATAAAAGTAGCAGATAATAAAAATGGGCAAGATGCAACTGTGAATTTATATGTAGAGCTTTCTGATGCATCAGAAGTTCCTGTCAAAATAACGGGAGCGCTTGCAGATACAGCATCTATTGGATATACAGATGCTTCTCCAGCAATTGATAAAAAAATTATAACAATTGGCAAAGATACATCAGATAATTCTCTTGTAAGTGCGGATGAATTTAAAACAGCAGTATCTAAGTTTACTTACGACGATAGTGAAAAATTTGTATTTGCAGAGTTGACTGATGGAGCAGATACTGTAACATTAAAAGCTGTGGATTCAAAGCCAGATCCAGAACCAGATCCGGTTGCATTTGTGATAAAAGAAACGGGAAGCGTTAGTTGGCCTGATTATACAACTGCAACAGCGTATTTTAATACAACTAATGATTGTAAGTGGTATTATGAACGGGTTAAAGAAGATGCTACTGTAAGTACAGTTGGTTTTAATGAGAGTAAAGCAATAAACAGTGCAAGCGCAGGAGATGTTCCGGTTAATGTAAAGAATATTCCGACAGGTAATTGGGCAATTGCTGTTTATGCAAAATCTCAGACGGATGGTACAGTGCAGGCTTTAAAGATTGTTTTAAACAATCGCCCGGCAACTACGTTTAAAATCTCAAAAGCATCAAATACAAAAGATGAATGGGATGATTATAATAATGTGACAGTATATTTTACTGCTTCACATGATTGTAAATATTATTATCAGATTATAAAATCTGATGCGAAGTCAGTAAGTTATTCTGACAGTAAGGCAATATATACAGCAAAAGCTGGTGATGTGGTTCATATTGATGTAAAGGATGTTCCAGACGGAGACGGTTATGCGATTGCGATTCTTGCGAGATCTACTCAGGATAATGCAATTAAAACCTGTAAAATTACATTTAGCAATCGTCCGGCAAAATCTTCAACAGCAACTAGGAAAGCTAAAACTTATAGTGTAACCGATAATAAAGTAACTGGGTTAGAAAATCCGTTGAAATTTTTCCCTAGCAAGAAATACGAATTTACTGTAACAGAAGCTGGTATGTCTGATGAAGCACCATATGTAGTAGGGGATGAAAGATATGCATTCCTTTATTGGAGTATAAGTCCATCAGGAAAGAATCCTCAAGCAAAGAAAGTAATTATGTCTTTAAAGGGAATTCCAGATGCGAATACCTACAAGATGTATTTGTTCTTCCAGAAATACAGATTTAATGGAACTGATTGGGTAAAGAAAGGTTCTCCTGAATCTATATCTACAGAGTTCTCATCGGCAGGCTATACAGACGAAGAACTGAAGGAATATCTTGAAGAAGCGAAAGAAAATGGAACGGAAATTCCGGGTTATGAGAATGGCTCCGGCTCCGGTGATGATGCGGATGCAGAACTGACAGCAACTGCTGCAGCATCTGAGAAAGATGCAGGTTCCAAATCCAAATCTGCGGTATCTACAGCCGATGAATCACCGATCGGAACAATGTCTGCACTGGCAGCACTCTCCTTACTGGCAGGCGGATATATCGTTGTTCGCAAACGTAAAAAAGAAGAACAGTAA
- a CDS encoding M14 family zinc carboxypeptidase: protein MMINTDKTFCTYENIYYEMWEIAGRYTEIAQFQVIGQSHDDRMIPMVQIGKGAETVFCIAGLSGRDRCMPVYLMHMLKEYVKAWECRWKLESLYDLRALLEDWKICFIPLLNPDGYEIYEKDFYAIRNPIYRQMLRMQEIPCKEFICNSRGVNLRKNFPTQYYRRKQIHSQPASENETKALIKVFQENTGRGLLSFGYSERQIVYFRQSQSFAANQKSYRLARHLQKQAGLNADKAKYHLDDVEPTGKRGYGSPEQFYAEICRQPAFRIEIPRRSGENEMVPDPAEYEEIHTLPLEYLFSL, encoded by the coding sequence ATGATGATCAATACGGACAAGACATTCTGTACATATGAGAATATTTATTATGAAATGTGGGAAATAGCAGGGCGGTATACAGAAATCGCGCAGTTTCAGGTAATTGGCCAAAGTCATGATGACAGGATGATTCCAATGGTGCAGATTGGAAAAGGTGCGGAGACTGTTTTCTGTATTGCAGGTTTAAGTGGACGGGATCGATGTATGCCGGTATATCTTATGCATATGCTGAAAGAATATGTCAAAGCATGGGAATGTCGATGGAAATTGGAGAGTCTGTACGACCTTCGGGCATTACTGGAAGACTGGAAAATCTGTTTTATTCCACTTTTGAATCCGGATGGATATGAAATTTATGAGAAAGATTTCTATGCGATCCGGAATCCGATTTATCGACAGATGCTGAGAATGCAGGAGATTCCATGCAAAGAATTTATCTGTAACAGCAGAGGGGTAAATCTGCGAAAAAATTTCCCGACACAGTACTACAGAAGAAAACAAATTCACAGTCAGCCGGCGAGTGAAAATGAAACAAAAGCACTTATAAAAGTTTTTCAGGAAAATACAGGAAGAGGACTTTTGTCCTTTGGCTACTCTGAGAGACAAATTGTTTATTTCAGACAATCGCAGTCATTTGCTGCAAATCAAAAAAGCTATCGCCTTGCAAGACATTTGCAAAAACAGGCAGGACTGAATGCAGATAAAGCAAAATATCATCTGGACGATGTAGAACCAACAGGAAAACGAGGGTATGGTTCTCCGGAACAGTTTTATGCAGAAATATGCAGACAGCCAGCGTTCAGAATTGAGATACCACGCAGAAGCGGAGAAAATGAGATGGTTCCTGATCCGGCAGAATATGAGGAAATACATACATTACCGCTGGAATATCTTTTTTCACTCTGA
- the miaB gene encoding tRNA (N6-isopentenyl adenosine(37)-C2)-methylthiotransferase MiaB — protein MTNESSKGQNTSAEETLRQRSFIELAQALTAQKSNTLGRPLTYCLTTFGCQMNEKQSEAVAGIMDEIGYHRQDNEEADVVIYNTCTVRENANLKVYGRLGHLHSLKDHNPDMKIILFGCMMQEQHVVDKIKKSYPFVNLVFGTHNIFKYAELFYEMLQSEQQIVDIWEGTDQIVEDLPTERNYTFKSGVNIMFGCNNFCSYCIVPYVRGRERSREPEAIVKEVKRLVADGVSEVMLLGQNVNSYGKTLEHPVTFAQLLEMLEDVEGLKRIRFMTSHPKDLSDELIETMAKSKKICHHLHLPLQSGSSRILKAMNRRYDKEKYLNLVDKIRTAIPDISLTTDIIVGFPGETEEDFEETLDVVSKCGYDTAFTFLYSRRSGTPAAEMEQIPQDVAKERFNRLLALVQQEGRIRSSRFEGSVQEVLVEEESREKGIFTGRTEYNLLVHFPGTADLLGKYVKVSLDECHGFYYMGSLVEE, from the coding sequence ATGACAAACGAATCCTCTAAAGGACAGAATACGAGTGCAGAAGAAACGTTGCGTCAGCGTTCATTCATAGAACTTGCGCAGGCACTGACGGCGCAGAAATCCAATACTCTTGGACGTCCATTGACATACTGCCTGACAACATTTGGATGTCAGATGAATGAAAAACAGTCAGAGGCAGTGGCCGGTATTATGGATGAGATCGGGTATCACAGACAGGACAATGAAGAAGCAGATGTTGTGATCTATAATACCTGCACTGTTCGTGAAAACGCGAACCTGAAGGTATACGGAAGACTGGGACACCTGCACAGTCTGAAGGATCACAATCCGGATATGAAGATCATTCTTTTTGGATGTATGATGCAGGAACAGCATGTAGTAGATAAGATTAAGAAATCCTATCCATTTGTCAATCTGGTATTTGGAACACATAATATTTTTAAATATGCGGAACTTTTTTATGAGATGCTCCAGTCTGAGCAGCAGATCGTAGATATCTGGGAAGGAACCGATCAGATCGTGGAAGATCTTCCGACAGAAAGAAATTATACATTTAAATCAGGCGTCAATATTATGTTTGGCTGCAACAATTTCTGCAGTTACTGCATTGTCCCATATGTGCGTGGACGTGAGCGAAGCCGTGAGCCGGAGGCAATCGTAAAAGAAGTAAAACGTCTGGTTGCAGATGGAGTATCTGAGGTTATGCTTCTGGGACAGAATGTAAACTCTTATGGAAAGACACTGGAACATCCGGTAACATTTGCTCAGCTGCTGGAAATGCTGGAAGATGTGGAAGGTCTGAAGCGTATTCGCTTTATGACTTCACACCCGAAAGATCTTTCGGATGAACTGATCGAAACAATGGCAAAGAGTAAAAAAATCTGTCATCATCTGCATTTGCCATTGCAGTCAGGAAGCAGCCGTATCCTTAAAGCTATGAATAGACGCTATGATAAAGAAAAATATCTGAATCTGGTTGATAAGATCCGTACAGCGATTCCGGATATTTCTCTGACAACAGATATCATTGTCGGGTTCCCGGGAGAGACAGAAGAGGATTTTGAAGAAACTCTGGATGTTGTATCTAAATGTGGCTATGACACGGCATTTACATTTTTATATTCCAGAAGAAGCGGAACACCTGCTGCCGAAATGGAACAGATACCGCAGGATGTTGCAAAGGAACGTTTTAACCGCCTGCTTGCGCTGGTACAGCAGGAGGGACGTATTCGTTCTTCCAGATTTGAAGGTTCTGTGCAGGAAGTTCTGGTAGAAGAAGAGAGCAGGGAAAAAGGAATATTTACAGGAAGAACAGAATATAATCTTCTTGTACATTTCCCGGGAACAGCAGATCTTCTTGGAAAATATGTAAAGGTAAGCCTGGATGAATGTCATGGATTCTATTATATGGGGTCTCTGGTGGAAGAATAA
- a CDS encoding DUF6465 family protein: MRKKSVKTTAKSTEAITETAAKVKETVKAAAKKVEESAPAEKTAEVVKEVVNKAPEAVQKAEKTVKTATKTATKAVRKAAGARVKEVSLEIFETNVSLKDVEKAVKKDVAEKGLTGDICIYINAERRAAYYTVNQEGSDEYKVDLGNL, translated from the coding sequence ATGAGAAAAAAGAGTGTAAAAACAACAGCTAAATCAACAGAAGCAATCACAGAGACAGCAGCAAAAGTAAAAGAAACTGTAAAAGCAGCAGCAAAAAAGGTAGAGGAGTCTGCACCGGCTGAAAAAACAGCAGAAGTTGTGAAAGAAGTAGTTAACAAAGCTCCGGAAGCAGTTCAGAAGGCAGAGAAAACTGTAAAAACTGCAACCAAGACTGCAACAAAAGCAGTACGCAAAGCTGCTGGTGCAAGAGTAAAAGAAGTATCTCTTGAAATTTTCGAAACGAATGTATCTCTGAAAGATGTAGAGAAAGCAGTTAAGAAAGATGTTGCAGAAAAAGGACTGACAGGTGATATCTGTATTTATATCAATGCAGAAAGAAGAGCTGCATATTATACAGTAAATCAGGAAGGTTCTGACGAATATAAAGTAGATCTTGGTAACTTATAA
- a CDS encoding tRNA dihydrouridine synthase has protein sequence MKLYLAPLEGITSYIYRKALYQCFDGFDKYFIPFIRAKQNLNFSGREKKDISPENNSGMYAVPQILTRNADDFLRTANQLKEYGYQEVNLNLGCPSKTVVTKGCGAGFLARPEELEQFLDRIFSKTDMKISVKTRLGMEDAEEFPRLMEIYNRFPMEELIIHPRVQKDFYNNTPNLEAFGEALAISKNPVCYNGDIFSTDDFKRIQSQFPDVECFMMGRGVLADPSLAREIRGGKAADQSDIRRFHDLLYHTYREEVSGDRNVLFKMKEIWFYLAPMFADSKKYAKKIKKSERCVVYESAVNELFANCRFTGTQSK, from the coding sequence ATGAAATTATACCTTGCACCGCTGGAAGGAATCACCAGTTATATTTATCGAAAAGCACTGTATCAGTGTTTTGATGGATTTGATAAATATTTTATTCCATTTATCAGAGCAAAACAGAACCTGAATTTCAGCGGGAGAGAAAAGAAAGACATTTCTCCGGAAAATAATTCCGGGATGTATGCAGTCCCTCAGATATTGACCCGAAATGCAGATGATTTTCTACGTACAGCGAATCAACTGAAAGAGTATGGATATCAGGAAGTGAATCTGAATCTTGGGTGTCCATCCAAAACAGTAGTGACAAAGGGCTGCGGAGCAGGATTTTTGGCCAGACCGGAGGAACTGGAACAGTTTCTGGACAGGATTTTCAGCAAAACAGATATGAAGATCTCGGTGAAGACTCGTTTGGGGATGGAGGATGCAGAGGAATTTCCACGGCTGATGGAAATTTACAATCGTTTTCCCATGGAAGAACTGATCATTCATCCGAGAGTACAGAAGGATTTTTACAATAATACTCCGAATCTGGAGGCATTTGGTGAAGCACTTGCCATCAGTAAGAACCCTGTATGTTATAATGGAGATATTTTTTCAACAGATGATTTTAAAAGAATCCAGTCACAGTTTCCGGATGTAGAATGCTTTATGATGGGAAGAGGTGTTCTTGCAGATCCGTCACTTGCCCGTGAAATCAGGGGCGGAAAGGCAGCAGATCAGTCGGATATCCGTAGATTTCACGATCTTCTGTATCATACATACCGTGAGGAAGTGTCTGGGGATAGAAATGTTCTTTTCAAAATGAAAGAAATCTGGTTTTATCTGGCACCAATGTTTGCGGACAGTAAGAAATATGCCAAAAAGATTAAAAAAAGCGAGAGATGTGTGGTATATGAGAGTGCAGTAAATGAACTGTTTGCAAATTGCAGATTTACAGGAACACAGAGTAAGTAA
- a CDS encoding DUF1848 domain-containing protein, with product MIIHASMRTDIPAFYSEWFTNRIREGYVRVRNPYDPLQVTEYSLDPEVVDLIVFCSKNPVPMLKYMDLLKSYRTYWYITITPYEADIEPGLFKTIVSKRKIIEAFLQISEIVGEEHIGWRYDPIFIDDKYTVKYHLEQFEGISAALQGYTKNCVISFLDLYQKVKRNFPEVKMVSKEQRKYLGERMTRIATEHKMILRPCGEGTELAAFGADCNGCMTQQIYENAIHMSLDMPKKQFLRKECACYLGNDIGAYNSCPHMCKYCYANYDEKSVRLNRINHNPKSAFLIGDDMPNDKVHKAVQKSWINGQISLNGFFI from the coding sequence ATGATTATACATGCAAGCATGAGAACCGATATACCTGCATTTTATTCCGAATGGTTTACAAATAGAATCCGTGAAGGGTATGTTCGAGTGAGAAATCCCTATGATCCTTTACAGGTTACAGAATATAGCCTTGATCCTGAAGTCGTTGATTTGATTGTATTCTGTTCAAAAAATCCAGTCCCTATGTTGAAGTATATGGATTTGCTGAAATCTTACAGGACATACTGGTATATCACAATCACTCCATATGAAGCAGACATCGAACCAGGATTATTTAAAACAATTGTAAGTAAAAGAAAAATCATTGAAGCATTTCTGCAGATATCAGAAATTGTAGGAGAAGAGCATATTGGCTGGAGATACGATCCGATTTTTATCGATGACAAATATACTGTCAAGTATCATTTGGAACAGTTTGAGGGCATATCTGCGGCTTTACAAGGGTATACAAAAAATTGCGTGATAAGTTTTCTTGATTTATACCAGAAAGTAAAAAGGAATTTTCCAGAAGTGAAAATGGTATCCAAAGAGCAGAGAAAATATCTTGGGGAACGTATGACACGTATTGCCACAGAGCACAAAATGATTTTGCGGCCTTGTGGGGAGGGAACGGAACTTGCTGCATTTGGAGCAGACTGTAATGGCTGTATGACACAGCAGATTTATGAAAATGCCATTCATATGTCACTTGACATGCCGAAAAAACAATTCCTTAGAAAAGAGTGTGCATGTTATTTGGGAAATGATATTGGTGCTTATAATAGTTGTCCGCATATGTGCAAGTATTGTTATGCAAATTATGATGAAAAAAGTGTGCGCCTTAATCGTATAAATCATAATCCGAAATCAGCATTTTTGATAGGTGATGATATGCCAAATGACAAGGTTCATAAAGCAGTGCAGAAAAGCTGGATAAATGGACAGATTAGTTTGAATGGGTTCTTTATATGA
- a CDS encoding ParM/StbA family protein, giving the protein MVISVDTGNKMIKTEHYEFNSGIDVLDTIPGENDEVIEFGGKYYRTTNRRISYMEDKTEDDRYYILTLIAIAKELDTMKKEAVLAPNELIEIELLVGLPPAHYGKYRKKFQQYFQRDGKVVGFKYGGTSYQILIHEVKVYVQAYAAYCVLAARRHLTELPKVLVIDIGGFTVDYMILRYGRLEKEHVDSLESGVICLYGRIRAAIRQKYSIALDEEDIDNIILGKNTGYMQELKERVREVTIGYVTELLGTFRELGIDFRTTQTVFMGGGAILVSEIIKVVWERFKGEYFIINDPKANAKGYKLQFQIEAKERED; this is encoded by the coding sequence ATGGTTATATCAGTTGACACCGGTAATAAGATGATTAAAACAGAACATTATGAATTTAATTCAGGAATAGATGTATTGGATACGATTCCTGGAGAAAACGATGAAGTGATTGAATTTGGTGGAAAATATTACAGGACAACAAACCGAAGGATATCTTACATGGAAGACAAGACAGAAGATGATCGCTATTACATTCTTACATTGATTGCCATTGCAAAAGAATTGGATACGATGAAAAAAGAGGCGGTTTTAGCACCTAATGAGCTGATCGAGATAGAACTTCTGGTAGGATTACCACCGGCACATTACGGAAAGTACCGAAAAAAGTTTCAGCAGTATTTCCAAAGAGATGGCAAAGTGGTTGGCTTTAAGTATGGCGGTACCTCTTATCAGATTTTGATTCATGAGGTGAAAGTGTATGTGCAGGCCTATGCTGCATATTGTGTGCTGGCAGCAAGACGTCATTTGACCGAACTTCCGAAAGTTCTTGTTATTGATATTGGTGGGTTTACGGTGGATTATATGATCCTCCGATACGGAAGATTGGAGAAGGAACACGTTGATTCTCTGGAAAGTGGCGTGATATGTCTGTATGGCAGAATTCGGGCTGCTATACGCCAAAAATACAGCATTGCACTTGATGAAGAAGATATTGATAACATCATTCTTGGAAAAAACACAGGATATATGCAGGAACTTAAAGAACGAGTCCGGGAGGTAACGATTGGATATGTAACGGAATTGCTCGGAACGTTCCGTGAGCTTGGCATTGACTTTCGAACAACACAGACTGTATTCATGGGTGGAGGAGCCATTCTGGTGTCTGAAATTATCAAGGTAGTCTGGGAACGCTTCAAAGGGGAGTATTTTATTATTAATGATCCTAAGGCAAATGCTAAAGGATACAAATTGCAGTTTCAGATAGAAGCTAAAGAACGGGAGGATTAA
- a CDS encoding zinc ribbon domain-containing protein, which produces MRSKQVQILSGICGVQLIGYACRAAGFKTDIWIGFAGSVFLMLDIVYLAIQEKGRKKCPECDSEISKKVRICPECGYLFQQGLSEEQLTGYIEQEQEKEMSSEQIDRAFEKTDNIAADEIDSFDGDINDFLQE; this is translated from the coding sequence GTGCGTAGTAAACAAGTGCAAATTTTAAGCGGTATATGTGGAGTGCAGCTGATTGGTTATGCATGTCGGGCTGCAGGATTTAAAACAGATATTTGGATAGGGTTTGCAGGAAGTGTTTTCCTTATGTTGGATATTGTATATCTGGCAATTCAGGAAAAGGGCAGAAAAAAATGCCCTGAGTGTGATTCTGAGATATCAAAAAAAGTCAGGATATGTCCGGAATGCGGTTATCTTTTTCAGCAGGGACTGTCAGAAGAACAGCTGACGGGATACATTGAACAGGAGCAGGAAAAAGAAATGAGTTCGGAACAAATTGATCGCGCATTTGAAAAAACAGATAATATTGCCGCAGATGAGATAGATTCTTTTGATGGTGATATAAATGATTTTTTACAGGAATAA
- a CDS encoding sigma-70 family RNA polymerase sigma factor has translation MTKTEKELKKEFSAYVKTAIKNTQKQYLIKKGKILDNEIAMDDEGIDEILQKQTEDLFDKMDLNVDMVLSDEINVNSFLDQINDPVLYVSLCSLKELQQKVLMLRIVYVKSFDDIGGILNMTAKQAENSYYNAIRKIRKQMGDNFG, from the coding sequence ATGACAAAAACAGAGAAAGAACTGAAAAAGGAATTTAGTGCTTATGTGAAGACTGCAATTAAGAATACACAAAAGCAGTACTTAATAAAAAAAGGCAAGATTCTGGATAATGAAATAGCCATGGATGATGAAGGAATAGATGAAATCTTACAAAAGCAGACAGAAGACCTGTTTGATAAGATGGATTTAAATGTAGATATGGTTCTGAGTGATGAAATCAATGTAAATTCTTTTCTGGATCAAATCAATGATCCTGTTCTTTATGTTTCTCTGTGTTCGTTGAAGGAACTGCAGCAGAAAGTATTAATGCTCCGTATAGTATATGTAAAATCATTCGATGATATTGGAGGTATTTTGAATATGACAGCAAAACAGGCTGAAAACAGCTATTACAATGCAATCAGAAAAATACGAAAACAGATGGGAGATAACTTTGGATGA
- a CDS encoding helix-turn-helix domain-containing protein: protein MDDFVGVLCRARMSEREAIQLIVEMYRPLMLKYANLNTGFDDDLYQEFVCCVISCIFKFPFEKWNAENDLD from the coding sequence TTGGATGATTTTGTAGGGGTTTTATGTAGAGCGAGAATGAGCGAAAGGGAAGCTATACAGCTGATTGTAGAAATGTATCGTCCCCTGATGCTTAAATATGCTAATTTGAATACTGGTTTTGATGATGATTTGTACCAGGAATTTGTATGTTGTGTGATTAGTTGTATTTTTAAATTTCCGTTTGAAAAATGGAATGCAGAAAATGATCTGGATTAA